The Xiphias gladius isolate SHS-SW01 ecotype Sanya breed wild chromosome 7, ASM1685928v1, whole genome shotgun sequence genome window below encodes:
- the phf12b gene encoding PHD finger protein 12 isoform X1, which produces MWDKMETPTIVYDLDTSGGLMEQIQTLLAPPKSEEVEKRNRKLVRDVRRSGRATNHDTCDSCREGGDLLCCDHCPAAFHLQCCNPPLSEEMLPPGEWMCHRCNVRKKKREQKSEQTNGLPERSSSKRSASPAVELELNAGPLRLDGLPPGAGAAGPGLRVAQVRLLDRRTSSRPSSRPGTPTSNTSSTPTPSEEQNDGEEEAAEPEDEVQGTELDGASLSAPTPRLLKRPFQLLIAAAMERNPTQFQLPSELTCTTALPGSSKRRRKEELLGKPFRRPQHELDPNGLVPLPVKVCFSCNRSCRLAPLIQCDYCPLLFHMDCLDPPLTALPAGKWMCPNHVEHLVLNQKSLSLSSRCQLFDQFQDRMSQHAVKLDFLRRVHRQNAPNRRTTLQHNKKTIKVPDAIKSHYQNPPPMLLPAGVHQLELVCSGVPDHQPSKHLTTDAEQQEWLQDVIALQCSIMRHLSIKQKASSTATTLSSGTLSPESESEQKVSAKSCVTSEDMKTQASLGRTSSPDPCSKTCSIPDEPQGASLSRDTPAELGVCKCHMTPCQNCRKPNGPLAEECQPPKANGPVDCNSSPDSCRQVELQHRVKPGTTPTDSAPTSGLVNHIGAEMVKKEPGSTTEACAQKNCPTAPTIWPHSGHHNHRNQMVLQEECMTSNEKPSYSITSSARSDTPTKGNQEHESAKLGLSSPTPDIKAGSGLMDSVLPSTLPSITNLSSCTKDGKNDDGGIELDKLDAEMIKLLAWQRIQQLFPPKAPSTLLPPVTSDAPKMPSPHPDSQKKVQARAVFYPLTGKGGAVSMCYRTLYIGSGADMDVCLTNYGRCNYISGKHACIFYDENTKHYELLNYSEHGTTVDNVLYSCDFSEKVSPSQPSGLVAKVQGIIRRSKKREEGEGSGSAVGLLPAGGVMSSQPQGSSDLLCTCKASSSSLIGGSGAGWEGTALLHHGSYIKLGCLQFVFSITEFASKQPKEEQTATSAATCAGPTSSNAASTTTNTAPTSTSTPPLPPLPNTATVSSPSSQDEAETETVPPHQVPILHSNSVP; this is translated from the exons ATGTGGGACAAAATGGAGACCCCGACGATTGTGTACGATTTGGATACCTCTGGGGGCTTAATGGAG CAAATCCAAACACTGCTGGCGCCCCCGAAGTCCGAGGAGGTAGAGAAGAGGAATCGGAAGTTGGTGAGAGACGTCCGAAGGAGCGGCAGGGCCACCAACCATGACACCTGCGATAGTTGCCGGGAGGGGGGAGACTTGCTGTGCTGTGACCACTGTCCTGCAGCCTTTCACCTCCAATGTTG TAACCCACCTCTAAGTGAAGAAATGCTTCCACCAGGGGAATGGATGTGTCATCGCTGCAATGTTCGgaaaaaa AAGCGAGAGCAGAAGTCGGAGCAGACCAATGGCCTACCGGAGAGGTCCTCGTCTAAGCGTTCTGCATCCCCAGCTGTGGAGCTGGAGCTCAATGCTGGCCCACTGCGGCTCGATGGCCTGCCTCCGGGGGCCGGAGCAGCAGGGCCTGGTTTACGTGTCGCCCAGGTACGCCTCTTGGACCGCAGGACGAGCAGTAGGCCAAGCAGCCGACCCGGGACGCCCACCTCCAACACTtcatccaccccaaccccctCCGAGGAGCAGAAtgatggggaggaggaggcagcagaaCCTGAGGATGAAGTTCAGGGCACAGAGCTCGACGGTGCTTCGCTATCCGCTCCAACCCCACGCCTCCTCAAGAGGCCATTTCAGCTGCTAATAGCAGCTGCTATGGAGAGGAACCCCACACAGTTCCAGCTGCCCAGTGAGCTCACCTGCACCACTGCACTGCcag GCAGCAGTAAAcgaaggagaaaagaggagctgCTAGGCAAACCATTCAGGAGGCCTCAGCATGAACTGGATCCTAATGGTCTGGTCCCTCTACCAGTTAAAGTCTGCTTTTCATGCAACAG GAGTTGCAGGTTGGCTCCACTGATCCAATGTGACTATTGTCCCCTTCTGTTCCACATGGACTGTCTGGACCCCCCACTCACAGCTTTACCTGCTGGCAAATGGATGTGTCCAAACCATGTTGAGCACTTAGTG CTGAATCAGAAGAGCCTGAGCCTGTCCAGCCGCTGTCAGCTCTTTGACCAGTTCCAGGACAGGATGTCACAGCATGCCGTCAAGTTGGACTTCCTGCGTAGAGTCCATCGTCAGAACGCACCCAACCGGCGCACCACCCTCCAGCACAACAAGAAGACCATCAAG GTACCAGATGCCATTAAGTCCCACTACCAGAATCCTCCCCCCATGCTGCTTCCTGCAGGAGTTCACCAGTTGGAGCTGGTTTGTAGTGGTGTTCCTGACCATCAGCCCTCAAAGCACCTCACAACAGACGCCGAACAGCAGGAG TGGCTTCAGGATGTCATTGCCCTCCAGTGCAGCATCATGCGACATCTATCAATCAAGCAGAAGGCTTCATCCACAGCAACCACCCTGTCTTCAGGAACATTGTCGCCAGAGTCGGAGTCTGAGCAGAAAGTCAGTGCTAAATCCTGTGTAACATCAGAGGACATGAAAACTCAGGCCTCTTTAGGAAGGACTTCTTCCCCCGACCCCTGCTCTAAAACCTGCAGTATACCTGATGAGCCCCAGGGGGCCTCTCTTTCAAGGGACACCCCAGCAGAGCTGGGTGTTTGTAAATGCCACATGACACCATGTCAGAACTGCAGGAAACCCAACGGACCTCTAGCAGAGGAGTGTCAGCCTCCCAAAGCCAATGGACCTGTAGACTGTAACAGTTCCCCAGACTCCTGCAGGCAGGTTGAGCTGCAGCACAGAGTGAAGCCCGGTACAACACCCACAGACTCAGCTCCTACCTCTGGTCTGGTGAACCACATAGGTGCAGAAATGGTTAAAAAGGAGCCTGGAAGCACTACAGAGGCCTGCGCTCAGAAAAACTGCCCCACTGCCCCGACGATATGGCCCCATAGCGGCCATCACAACCACAGGAACCAGATGGTGCTTCAGGAGGAGTGTATGACCAGCAATGAAAAACCCTCCTACTCCATCACCAGCAGTGCCCGCTCAGACACACCAACTAAAGGCAATCAGGAGCATGAGTCAGCCAAGCTGGGATTGTCATCACCTACTCCAG ACATAAAGGCTGGATCTGGACTGATGGACTCAGTGCTGCCCAGCACTCTCCCCTCAATCACTAACCTGTCCAGCTGCACGAAAGATGGGAAGAATGATGATGGAG GGATTGAGCTGGACAAACTGGATGCAGAGATGATCAAACTCTTGGCCTGGCAGAGGATCCAGCAGCTTTTCCCCCCCAAAGCCCCCAGCACCCTGCTTCCCCCAGTGACCAGTGATGCCCCCAAAATGCCATCACCCCACCCAGACA GTCAGAAGAAGGTGCAGGCGCGAGCTGTCTTCTACCCTCTGACAGGAAAAGGAGGAGCTGTCAGCATGTGCTATAGAACATTATACATAGGATCTG GTGCTGACATGGACGTGTGCCTTACAAACTATGGTCGTTGCAACTACATATCGGGGAAACATGCCTGTATTTTCTACGACGAG AATACCAAGCATTATGAGCTGCTCAACTACAGTGAGCATGGCACCACGGTGGACAACGTCCTCTACTCATGTGACTTCTCTGAGAAGGTCTCACCATCTCAACCCAGCGGTCTGGTGGCCAAGGTCCAGGGCATCATCC GTCGCAGTAAGAAGCGTGAGGAGGGCGAGGGTTCCGGCTCCGCCGTGGGTTTGTTGCCAGCAGGTGGAGTGATGAGCAGCCAGCCTCAGGGCAGCTCCGACCTCTTGTGCACCTGTAAGGCGAGCAGCTCCAGCCTGATTGGAGGCAGCGGGGCAGGGTGGGAGGGCACGGCCCTGCTCCACCATGGCAGCTACATTAAACTGGGCTGCCTCCAGTTTGTCTTCAGCATCACTGAGTTTGCCAGTAAGCAGCCCAAAGAGGAGCAGACCGCTACATCTGCCGCCACTTGTGCTGGCCCCACCAGCAGCAATGCAGCCAGCACCACTACCAACACcgcccccacctccacctccacaccaccactaccaccactgCCCAACACTGCCACAGTGAGCAGCCCTTCCAGCCAGGATGAGGCGGAAACCGAGACTGTCCCTCCCCACCAAGTGCCCATACTGCACTCAAACTCTGTTCCATAA
- the phf12b gene encoding PHD finger protein 12 isoform X2: MLPPGEWMCHRCNVRKKKREQKSEQTNGLPERSSSKRSASPAVELELNAGPLRLDGLPPGAGAAGPGLRVAQVRLLDRRTSSRPSSRPGTPTSNTSSTPTPSEEQNDGEEEAAEPEDEVQGTELDGASLSAPTPRLLKRPFQLLIAAAMERNPTQFQLPSELTCTTALPGSSKRRRKEELLGKPFRRPQHELDPNGLVPLPVKVCFSCNRSCRLAPLIQCDYCPLLFHMDCLDPPLTALPAGKWMCPNHVEHLVLNQKSLSLSSRCQLFDQFQDRMSQHAVKLDFLRRVHRQNAPNRRTTLQHNKKTIKVPDAIKSHYQNPPPMLLPAGVHQLELVCSGVPDHQPSKHLTTDAEQQEWLQDVIALQCSIMRHLSIKQKASSTATTLSSGTLSPESESEQKVSAKSCVTSEDMKTQASLGRTSSPDPCSKTCSIPDEPQGASLSRDTPAELGVCKCHMTPCQNCRKPNGPLAEECQPPKANGPVDCNSSPDSCRQVELQHRVKPGTTPTDSAPTSGLVNHIGAEMVKKEPGSTTEACAQKNCPTAPTIWPHSGHHNHRNQMVLQEECMTSNEKPSYSITSSARSDTPTKGNQEHESAKLGLSSPTPDIKAGSGLMDSVLPSTLPSITNLSSCTKDGKNDDGGIELDKLDAEMIKLLAWQRIQQLFPPKAPSTLLPPVTSDAPKMPSPHPDSQKKVQARAVFYPLTGKGGAVSMCYRTLYIGSGADMDVCLTNYGRCNYISGKHACIFYDENTKHYELLNYSEHGTTVDNVLYSCDFSEKVSPSQPSGLVAKVQGIIRRSKKREEGEGSGSAVGLLPAGGVMSSQPQGSSDLLCTCKASSSSLIGGSGAGWEGTALLHHGSYIKLGCLQFVFSITEFASKQPKEEQTATSAATCAGPTSSNAASTTTNTAPTSTSTPPLPPLPNTATVSSPSSQDEAETETVPPHQVPILHSNSVP, translated from the exons ATGCTTCCACCAGGGGAATGGATGTGTCATCGCTGCAATGTTCGgaaaaaa AAGCGAGAGCAGAAGTCGGAGCAGACCAATGGCCTACCGGAGAGGTCCTCGTCTAAGCGTTCTGCATCCCCAGCTGTGGAGCTGGAGCTCAATGCTGGCCCACTGCGGCTCGATGGCCTGCCTCCGGGGGCCGGAGCAGCAGGGCCTGGTTTACGTGTCGCCCAGGTACGCCTCTTGGACCGCAGGACGAGCAGTAGGCCAAGCAGCCGACCCGGGACGCCCACCTCCAACACTtcatccaccccaaccccctCCGAGGAGCAGAAtgatggggaggaggaggcagcagaaCCTGAGGATGAAGTTCAGGGCACAGAGCTCGACGGTGCTTCGCTATCCGCTCCAACCCCACGCCTCCTCAAGAGGCCATTTCAGCTGCTAATAGCAGCTGCTATGGAGAGGAACCCCACACAGTTCCAGCTGCCCAGTGAGCTCACCTGCACCACTGCACTGCcag GCAGCAGTAAAcgaaggagaaaagaggagctgCTAGGCAAACCATTCAGGAGGCCTCAGCATGAACTGGATCCTAATGGTCTGGTCCCTCTACCAGTTAAAGTCTGCTTTTCATGCAACAG GAGTTGCAGGTTGGCTCCACTGATCCAATGTGACTATTGTCCCCTTCTGTTCCACATGGACTGTCTGGACCCCCCACTCACAGCTTTACCTGCTGGCAAATGGATGTGTCCAAACCATGTTGAGCACTTAGTG CTGAATCAGAAGAGCCTGAGCCTGTCCAGCCGCTGTCAGCTCTTTGACCAGTTCCAGGACAGGATGTCACAGCATGCCGTCAAGTTGGACTTCCTGCGTAGAGTCCATCGTCAGAACGCACCCAACCGGCGCACCACCCTCCAGCACAACAAGAAGACCATCAAG GTACCAGATGCCATTAAGTCCCACTACCAGAATCCTCCCCCCATGCTGCTTCCTGCAGGAGTTCACCAGTTGGAGCTGGTTTGTAGTGGTGTTCCTGACCATCAGCCCTCAAAGCACCTCACAACAGACGCCGAACAGCAGGAG TGGCTTCAGGATGTCATTGCCCTCCAGTGCAGCATCATGCGACATCTATCAATCAAGCAGAAGGCTTCATCCACAGCAACCACCCTGTCTTCAGGAACATTGTCGCCAGAGTCGGAGTCTGAGCAGAAAGTCAGTGCTAAATCCTGTGTAACATCAGAGGACATGAAAACTCAGGCCTCTTTAGGAAGGACTTCTTCCCCCGACCCCTGCTCTAAAACCTGCAGTATACCTGATGAGCCCCAGGGGGCCTCTCTTTCAAGGGACACCCCAGCAGAGCTGGGTGTTTGTAAATGCCACATGACACCATGTCAGAACTGCAGGAAACCCAACGGACCTCTAGCAGAGGAGTGTCAGCCTCCCAAAGCCAATGGACCTGTAGACTGTAACAGTTCCCCAGACTCCTGCAGGCAGGTTGAGCTGCAGCACAGAGTGAAGCCCGGTACAACACCCACAGACTCAGCTCCTACCTCTGGTCTGGTGAACCACATAGGTGCAGAAATGGTTAAAAAGGAGCCTGGAAGCACTACAGAGGCCTGCGCTCAGAAAAACTGCCCCACTGCCCCGACGATATGGCCCCATAGCGGCCATCACAACCACAGGAACCAGATGGTGCTTCAGGAGGAGTGTATGACCAGCAATGAAAAACCCTCCTACTCCATCACCAGCAGTGCCCGCTCAGACACACCAACTAAAGGCAATCAGGAGCATGAGTCAGCCAAGCTGGGATTGTCATCACCTACTCCAG ACATAAAGGCTGGATCTGGACTGATGGACTCAGTGCTGCCCAGCACTCTCCCCTCAATCACTAACCTGTCCAGCTGCACGAAAGATGGGAAGAATGATGATGGAG GGATTGAGCTGGACAAACTGGATGCAGAGATGATCAAACTCTTGGCCTGGCAGAGGATCCAGCAGCTTTTCCCCCCCAAAGCCCCCAGCACCCTGCTTCCCCCAGTGACCAGTGATGCCCCCAAAATGCCATCACCCCACCCAGACA GTCAGAAGAAGGTGCAGGCGCGAGCTGTCTTCTACCCTCTGACAGGAAAAGGAGGAGCTGTCAGCATGTGCTATAGAACATTATACATAGGATCTG GTGCTGACATGGACGTGTGCCTTACAAACTATGGTCGTTGCAACTACATATCGGGGAAACATGCCTGTATTTTCTACGACGAG AATACCAAGCATTATGAGCTGCTCAACTACAGTGAGCATGGCACCACGGTGGACAACGTCCTCTACTCATGTGACTTCTCTGAGAAGGTCTCACCATCTCAACCCAGCGGTCTGGTGGCCAAGGTCCAGGGCATCATCC GTCGCAGTAAGAAGCGTGAGGAGGGCGAGGGTTCCGGCTCCGCCGTGGGTTTGTTGCCAGCAGGTGGAGTGATGAGCAGCCAGCCTCAGGGCAGCTCCGACCTCTTGTGCACCTGTAAGGCGAGCAGCTCCAGCCTGATTGGAGGCAGCGGGGCAGGGTGGGAGGGCACGGCCCTGCTCCACCATGGCAGCTACATTAAACTGGGCTGCCTCCAGTTTGTCTTCAGCATCACTGAGTTTGCCAGTAAGCAGCCCAAAGAGGAGCAGACCGCTACATCTGCCGCCACTTGTGCTGGCCCCACCAGCAGCAATGCAGCCAGCACCACTACCAACACcgcccccacctccacctccacaccaccactaccaccactgCCCAACACTGCCACAGTGAGCAGCCCTTCCAGCCAGGATGAGGCGGAAACCGAGACTGTCCCTCCCCACCAAGTGCCCATACTGCACTCAAACTCTGTTCCATAA